The following proteins are co-located in the Nonlabens ponticola genome:
- a CDS encoding response regulator: protein MSIPNNRIKLTIAFSSILFLFSHIVLGQDNSQYSKAEQELELQLREMLGSIRESYDSQDFVKTIELSQQGRSIADQPRFYNYYVAVSSNLGLALLEIGDTLQSIKVFEESLEKAADFQNTSLDENRRKRTLVTANIDLANALLLTEQYDSAIDKYEEALTLTNQDDIEKLLILNYNIAEAYLKNDKSDNALPYVVTANRLADKMKVDAYTASVKLLYGRYHFEKNDFKNALENFEQSIKFAQLSGYQEALINSYSYASKAYAQVGNYQKAYENSQKFEELQQDKFQQDRITAVQNATAKFKVDEVTRDAENRIRSEKLEAEIRRKDDLQENTLKWSLIALGIAGLLILLLLIGFNRRKRLNEELEEKNQIYLKEKENKERLLIARNALFSRISHELRTPMYGIVGISNILMSDETLKDEHQENIESLKYSADYLLSLINNVLEMNKLNRSTNNVLVDQRFDVRELCSHAVESAKYISPEHDNEFNVEIDDRIEDYYVGDSVRIMQVLINLLGNANKFTQDGTIELRVDLEKETASGHLLQFQIRDTGKGITKEKLEYIFDETKYLQQHSANEGTGLGLPISQKILSLFDSRLDIQSEEGAGTIISFAIELQYDKAELIADDSAPVHQTLKGLDILVVEDNKINQMVTKKILDNLNGNVSIAASGAEAIELTQAHKYDLILMDINMPPGMDGFEATKRIREFDTTTPVIALTAVEQIELENRMKNSSINDFLIKPFKTEELLDVIYKSLKR from the coding sequence ATGTCAATACCTAATAACAGGATAAAATTAACGATAGCTTTCAGCTCTATCCTATTTCTGTTTTCGCATATTGTCCTGGGACAGGATAATTCCCAATATTCTAAAGCGGAACAGGAATTGGAGCTACAATTGCGAGAAATGTTGGGTTCTATAAGAGAATCCTACGATAGTCAGGATTTTGTAAAGACGATTGAGCTTAGTCAACAAGGTAGATCTATAGCAGATCAACCTAGATTTTATAATTACTATGTTGCCGTATCTAGTAATCTAGGCCTTGCTTTATTAGAAATAGGTGACACCCTACAATCTATCAAAGTTTTTGAAGAATCTCTAGAGAAGGCAGCAGATTTTCAAAACACTAGCCTAGATGAAAATCGTAGAAAACGAACACTTGTTACTGCTAACATTGACCTAGCAAATGCACTTTTATTAACTGAGCAATATGATTCAGCGATTGATAAATATGAAGAAGCCTTAACTCTTACGAATCAAGACGATATAGAAAAGCTGTTAATCTTAAACTATAATATTGCTGAAGCTTATCTGAAAAATGACAAATCCGATAACGCTTTACCCTATGTCGTGACGGCAAATCGTCTTGCCGATAAAATGAAGGTTGATGCTTACACTGCTAGTGTGAAACTACTTTATGGTAGATATCATTTTGAGAAAAATGATTTTAAAAACGCACTCGAGAATTTTGAACAAAGTATCAAATTTGCCCAACTGTCTGGTTATCAAGAGGCACTTATTAATTCCTATTCTTATGCGTCAAAGGCTTATGCTCAAGTAGGTAATTACCAGAAAGCCTATGAAAACTCGCAAAAGTTTGAAGAGTTACAGCAAGATAAATTCCAACAGGATCGAATTACCGCAGTTCAAAATGCCACTGCAAAATTTAAGGTTGATGAAGTAACCCGTGATGCAGAAAATAGGATAAGGTCAGAAAAACTCGAGGCAGAAATACGACGCAAGGATGACTTACAGGAAAATACCTTAAAATGGTCACTGATCGCCTTAGGTATCGCAGGTCTACTAATCCTATTGTTACTTATTGGTTTTAATAGAAGAAAGCGGCTCAATGAGGAACTGGAAGAAAAAAACCAAATCTACCTCAAAGAGAAAGAGAATAAGGAGCGTTTACTCATTGCCCGAAATGCTCTCTTCTCGCGTATAAGTCACGAGTTAAGAACGCCTATGTATGGAATCGTGGGAATTTCTAATATTTTGATGAGCGACGAGACCTTAAAGGACGAGCATCAAGAGAATATTGAGTCTTTAAAATATAGTGCAGATTATTTGCTGTCATTGATTAACAATGTTCTTGAGATGAATAAACTTAATCGTTCCACAAATAATGTTCTTGTAGATCAGCGATTTGATGTTAGAGAGTTGTGTAGTCATGCAGTAGAATCTGCAAAATATATCTCACCAGAACACGATAATGAGTTCAATGTCGAAATAGATGATAGAATAGAGGACTATTATGTAGGTGATTCTGTACGTATTATGCAGGTGCTGATTAATTTGTTAGGTAATGCAAATAAATTTACGCAAGATGGTACGATAGAATTGAGAGTTGATCTGGAAAAGGAAACAGCATCTGGTCATTTGTTACAATTTCAAATAAGAGATACCGGTAAAGGGATTACTAAGGAGAAATTGGAATATATCTTTGATGAGACTAAGTATTTGCAACAGCATTCTGCAAACGAGGGAACTGGTTTGGGTCTACCAATATCTCAAAAAATATTAAGTCTGTTTGACTCTCGTTTAGATATACAAAGTGAAGAAGGTGCTGGCACCATTATCTCATTTGCTATTGAACTGCAATACGATAAGGCTGAGCTAATAGCCGACGACTCAGCGCCGGTTCATCAAACTTTAAAAGGCCTTGATATCTTAGTTGTAGAAGACAATAAAATCAATCAAATGGTCACCAAGAAAATTCTTGATAATCTAAATGGGAATGTGAGTATTGCAGCATCAGGCGCCGAAGCTATTGAGTTGACACAAGCACATAAATATGATTTAATTTTAATGGATATCAACATGCCACCAGGAATGGATGGCTTTGAGGCTACTAAAAGAATAAGAGAGTTTGATACAACAACGCCAGTAATAGCGCTGACGGCTGTCGAGCAAATTGAATTAGAAAACAGAATGAAAAATTCTTCTATCAATGATTTCCTCATCAAACCTTTCAAAACCGAGGAATTACTGGATGTTATTTACAAGTCCCTAAAAAGATAG
- a CDS encoding T9SS type A sorting domain-containing protein — protein MRIFTIALLLSSFIGTSQDLTMMQGGALSISENASLFINGFEITPSTNYELSDSNSFTVFNTSIEEPISVGRVFQMESPLSAYQGNVRLYYQNIELNNLDETKLAMIVQDEQATWNMVESNLDETLKIVEFDFQEPTNFQGITAINRQTLTIDESLMSSIRIFPNPTAGIIQVATNRAVKLEVMNLIGQTVLVSQDASIDLSDLATATYLVKITDVSSGANVFKKIVKK, from the coding sequence ATGAGGATTTTTACAATTGCATTATTACTCTCTTCCTTCATAGGCACGTCGCAAGACCTAACTATGATGCAAGGCGGTGCATTGTCGATAAGTGAGAATGCTTCCTTATTTATTAATGGCTTTGAGATTACACCATCGACTAACTATGAACTGTCCGATTCAAATTCTTTTACTGTTTTTAATACTTCTATAGAAGAGCCGATAAGCGTTGGCAGGGTATTTCAAATGGAAAGTCCGTTGAGCGCATATCAAGGAAATGTACGATTGTATTATCAAAATATTGAACTCAATAATCTGGACGAGACAAAATTAGCAATGATAGTTCAAGATGAACAGGCTACCTGGAACATGGTAGAAAGTAATCTAGATGAGACGCTTAAAATTGTTGAGTTTGATTTCCAGGAACCAACAAATTTTCAGGGAATCACCGCAATTAACAGACAAACTCTTACCATTGACGAGAGTTTGATGTCCTCTATTAGAATTTTCCCGAACCCTACAGCCGGTATCATACAAGTTGCTACTAATCGAGCTGTCAAACTAGAAGTTATGAATTTGATAGGGCAAACAGTACTTGTTTCTCAAGACGCTAGCATCGACCTTTCTGATTTGGCTACTGCCACTTACCTTGTCAAGATTACTGATGTTTCTTCAGGAGCAAATGTGTTTAAAAAGATTGTCAAAAAGTAA
- a CDS encoding S41 family peptidase: MRYFFTLFLFSFILQATAQETKLLRQPTIHGDQVAFVYANDLWKTSINGGDVQRLTSHEGYESSPHFSRDGKHIAFTAQYDGNVDVFVIPSQGGTPQRVTYHPASDHVQGWTPDGKILFRSNRESRPTETNKFYTIGINENFPKAMPLTRAAYGDISEDGKHVAYTPITSWDPEWRNYRGGQAMPIWIVNLETLELQTTSQPTKERHLDPVWLNGVVYYLSERDYTSNIWSYNPQSKEEKQITFHKKFDVKSLDADDDQIVYEHGGTLKLVDPSTMNGRQLSITVNADLNFSRPRWIDVEADDLRNARLSPNGQRAIFEHRGEVLTFPKKEGSYRNLTQSSSTADRAPIWSPQGDRVAYFSDASGEYELIIADQKGTVLKKIAFDDPTFYFEPDWSPDGKYLSFTDTHYNIWITDISSGSSKIVATDRYAHPNRSMNPTWSPDSQWIAYAKQQESHFKAIFAYNNKTGKTIQITDPLADAISPVWDAGGKYLYTLASTDYGLKSGWLDMSSYDPSTTRNVYAVVLSSQDESPLKPLMDEEKELSTKETKKKKDKKDKSDPGEMESKMVTVNIDENGIYNRAVALDIKAANYVALMPAPKNHVFIAKDVDSESGYELHRYNVKDKKLEEYATGVNQATVSSNREHVLLNKGNSWMISAAAGKVDASEDKINTTASINIDPREEYEQIFKEGWRYMRDFLYVDNVHGAPWDDIYKWYAPWIKHVRHRTDLNYVVDIMSGEVAIGHSYVSGGDLPDVDRVNVGLLGVDLELDGDYYKITKIYNGEQWNPETNAPLAIPGMDVKAGDYLLAINGRELDGEHNPYYLLQQTANREIYITVADNKSGNNKRELLVKPIYSENGLRYVDWVEGNRRKVDELSNGKLAYVYVPNTSNPGFTSFNRYYFSQQDKKGVVIDERNNGGGSAADYMIDVLNRKPIGYFNSKANDRRPWTTPMAGIFGPKVMIINERAGSGGDLLPYMFKQQEIGPLIGTRTWGGLVGTWDTPPFIDGGRMVAPRGGFYDLDGEWAVEGEGIAPDIKVIQTPKLTAQGNDPQLERAVQEAMELLKTQEFNIKPEPTAPVRWKRPAGYENDN; this comes from the coding sequence ATGAGATACTTTTTCACACTCTTTCTTTTTTCATTCATTCTTCAAGCTACCGCGCAAGAAACCAAGCTATTGAGGCAACCAACCATTCACGGTGATCAAGTAGCCTTTGTGTATGCCAATGATTTATGGAAAACCTCTATCAATGGTGGTGACGTGCAGCGACTTACCAGCCATGAAGGTTATGAAAGCAGCCCACACTTTTCGCGCGATGGTAAGCATATTGCCTTTACCGCACAGTATGATGGTAATGTAGATGTTTTTGTCATTCCATCCCAAGGCGGCACGCCGCAGCGAGTGACCTATCATCCGGCATCAGACCATGTACAAGGATGGACGCCAGATGGCAAAATATTGTTCAGGTCAAACAGGGAAAGTAGACCAACCGAGACAAACAAGTTCTATACAATAGGGATAAACGAAAACTTCCCAAAAGCGATGCCATTGACACGAGCGGCATATGGAGACATCTCGGAAGATGGAAAACACGTTGCCTACACTCCTATTACTTCATGGGATCCTGAATGGCGCAACTATCGTGGCGGTCAAGCCATGCCTATATGGATCGTCAATCTGGAAACCCTAGAATTACAAACTACTAGTCAACCTACTAAGGAGCGTCATCTAGATCCGGTATGGCTCAATGGAGTCGTGTATTATTTATCTGAGCGTGATTATACTAGCAATATATGGAGCTACAATCCACAATCTAAAGAGGAAAAACAAATCACCTTTCATAAAAAGTTTGATGTCAAGAGTCTAGATGCAGACGATGACCAGATTGTCTATGAGCATGGTGGTACGTTAAAATTAGTAGATCCATCCACTATGAATGGACGACAATTGAGCATTACGGTCAATGCTGATCTTAACTTCTCGCGGCCTCGATGGATTGATGTAGAAGCTGATGATTTGAGAAATGCAAGATTATCACCTAATGGGCAGCGAGCTATTTTTGAACACCGCGGTGAAGTGTTGACCTTTCCTAAAAAAGAAGGTTCCTACCGCAACCTGACCCAAAGTAGCAGCACGGCAGATCGTGCACCTATCTGGTCGCCTCAAGGTGATCGTGTGGCATACTTTAGTGATGCATCGGGAGAATATGAATTAATCATCGCAGATCAAAAAGGCACCGTTCTTAAGAAAATAGCATTTGACGATCCTACTTTCTATTTTGAACCAGACTGGTCACCAGATGGTAAGTATCTGTCTTTTACAGACACACACTACAATATCTGGATCACCGATATTTCAAGCGGGTCGTCAAAAATTGTCGCGACTGATCGCTATGCGCATCCCAATCGATCAATGAATCCCACCTGGTCGCCAGACAGTCAATGGATCGCGTATGCAAAACAGCAGGAAAGTCATTTCAAAGCAATTTTTGCCTACAACAACAAAACGGGCAAAACGATACAAATCACAGATCCACTAGCTGATGCTATCTCACCTGTATGGGATGCTGGCGGTAAATATCTTTACACGCTTGCAAGCACCGATTATGGTTTAAAATCTGGCTGGTTAGACATGAGTTCATACGATCCATCAACCACTAGAAATGTTTATGCGGTAGTATTATCATCTCAAGACGAATCTCCATTAAAGCCATTAATGGATGAAGAGAAAGAATTATCAACTAAAGAAACTAAAAAGAAAAAAGACAAGAAAGACAAAAGCGATCCAGGCGAGATGGAAAGTAAAATGGTCACCGTCAACATCGATGAGAACGGTATCTACAACCGTGCCGTGGCGCTAGATATAAAGGCGGCAAACTATGTAGCATTAATGCCTGCTCCTAAAAATCATGTGTTCATTGCTAAGGATGTTGATAGTGAATCTGGTTATGAATTGCATCGCTACAATGTTAAGGATAAAAAACTAGAGGAATATGCGACTGGAGTTAATCAAGCCACCGTTTCCAGCAATCGAGAACATGTTTTACTTAACAAGGGTAATTCGTGGATGATATCCGCAGCCGCAGGTAAAGTGGATGCTAGCGAAGATAAAATCAATACCACTGCTTCTATAAATATTGATCCTAGAGAAGAATATGAGCAGATATTTAAAGAAGGCTGGCGATACATGCGTGACTTTCTATATGTAGATAATGTTCATGGTGCGCCATGGGACGATATCTATAAATGGTATGCGCCGTGGATCAAACATGTGAGACATCGCACAGATCTCAACTATGTAGTAGACATAATGAGTGGTGAGGTAGCCATAGGCCATTCCTATGTTTCAGGTGGTGACCTGCCAGACGTCGATCGAGTGAATGTTGGATTATTGGGTGTAGACCTTGAATTAGATGGAGATTATTATAAGATCACAAAAATTTACAATGGCGAGCAATGGAATCCAGAAACCAATGCACCACTTGCTATTCCAGGCATGGATGTCAAGGCTGGTGATTACCTACTGGCAATTAATGGTAGAGAATTAGATGGTGAACATAATCCTTATTACCTATTGCAGCAGACAGCCAATCGTGAGATTTATATCACCGTTGCAGACAATAAATCTGGAAATAATAAAAGAGAATTGCTGGTTAAACCTATCTATAGTGAGAATGGTTTAAGATATGTGGATTGGGTAGAAGGTAATCGTCGCAAGGTGGATGAATTATCTAACGGTAAGTTGGCATACGTTTACGTACCCAATACCAGCAACCCAGGTTTTACTAGTTTTAATAGGTATTATTTCTCACAGCAGGATAAAAAAGGTGTAGTCATCGACGAGCGCAACAACGGTGGTGGATCTGCAGCAGACTACATGATTGATGTACTCAATCGCAAACCAATAGGCTACTTTAACAGTAAAGCAAACGATCGCAGACCATGGACAACTCCTATGGCAGGAATATTTGGTCCCAAAGTCATGATTATAAATGAACGAGCTGGATCTGGTGGCGATTTATTACCCTATATGTTCAAACAACAGGAAATCGGGCCACTTATAGGCACAAGAACTTGGGGTGGCCTTGTAGGAACATGGGACACACCGCCATTTATAGATGGCGGTCGTATGGTGGCGCCACGTGGTGGCTTTTATGACCTGGATGGTGAATGGGCTGTAGAAGGTGAAGGAATCGCTCCAGACATTAAAGTCATCCAGACACCTAAACTCACAGCACAAGGCAATGATCCACAACTAGAACGTGCCGTGCAGGAAGCGATGGAATTACTCAAAACCCAAGAATTCAACATCAAGCCGGAGCCCACAGCTCCAGTTAGATGGAAACGTCCAGCCGGTTATGAGAATGACAATTAA
- a CDS encoding GNAT family N-acetyltransferase, with the protein MNCDIIQLNPSAAATLTSLALKSKAYWDYPAAWLDLWKEDLKVDQEYFEKFMLYGIYRYNKIIGFYSYQLQDRTAYIDMLFIDPIFIGRQLGSRLLSHCLNKIKDHGIQTAYLYSDPHAQVFYEKHGFCETGKIKTAIQNRFLPIMTYQLD; encoded by the coding sequence TTGAATTGTGACATCATTCAATTGAACCCAAGTGCAGCAGCAACACTTACCTCGCTGGCATTAAAGTCCAAAGCATATTGGGATTATCCAGCAGCATGGCTTGATTTATGGAAAGAGGATTTAAAAGTTGATCAGGAATACTTTGAAAAATTCATGCTATACGGTATTTACCGTTATAATAAGATTATAGGCTTTTACAGTTATCAATTACAAGATCGCACTGCATACATTGATATGCTTTTTATTGACCCAATATTTATAGGTCGTCAATTAGGTTCTCGATTATTAAGCCATTGCTTGAATAAGATTAAGGATCACGGTATACAAACAGCTTATCTATATTCTGATCCTCATGCACAGGTATTTTATGAGAAACATGGTTTCTGCGAAACAGGAAAGATAAAAACTGCCATTCAAAATAGGTTTTTACCTATCATGACTTATCAGCTTGATTGA
- a CDS encoding DUF1801 domain-containing protein, translating to MNPAEEYILALPEPFKEIAIHLQSLIEHVSPEAELLYKWKLPFYYLDGKHMYCFINYRRDFLEIGFINAVQLPQYNDQLIAGDGRQSLRSLRFTTIDDINDKLIMAVLKNLKNLHQSS from the coding sequence ATGAATCCAGCGGAAGAATATATTCTTGCCTTGCCAGAGCCCTTCAAGGAGATTGCGATACATTTGCAGTCCTTGATAGAACATGTCTCGCCTGAAGCCGAGCTTCTTTATAAATGGAAGTTGCCATTTTATTACCTAGATGGAAAACATATGTATTGCTTCATCAATTACCGCAGGGATTTTCTCGAGATTGGATTCATCAATGCGGTGCAATTGCCGCAATACAATGATCAACTAATCGCTGGTGATGGACGCCAATCATTAAGGTCTTTGCGGTTTACCACAATTGATGACATCAATGATAAACTGATTATGGCGGTATTGAAAAACCTGAAAAATTTACATCAATCAAGCTGA